In Propionispora vibrioides, one genomic interval encodes:
- a CDS encoding TonB-dependent receptor plug domain-containing protein: protein MKLNQKKLLCSLLSSAVLLGTSQIIFAEDAASEETFNFDEYVVTANRMPVKKSEVAANVTVITQEEIEKGSFTNLPDILKKSNIALQETGTSTVPVINGDDRVLVLVDGRRIGWDHLVISGNSHAGIDLNSLPIKNIERIEIVRGPASSLYGSDAVGGIINIITRKAKTANTSISSEFGSWGFERYSLTTEGKENGIGYLITAEKKTRDDFKYKNPSTGKTETKNNSGFDQEYLTMRLDKDLSNDRSLSLDLEHADDKSGYSGTNNPYFVYPNGYRKQVDDNIALTYHWGQNNGAENFFRIYHNETDLKYWDSFNSIADLYANGFNWQQNWQLAKNYTLTGGADWREEHLDDKESINKGYTSKALFLENRWQFVNNWSITAGGRYDDHSISGENTTSRLTVNKELNADTNVYASWGQYVKNPTMQDLFWDNGWTIGNPNLKPEEGTTTTLGINTKLGDGTKLQASVYSSRLKNALEFKSGYDSDASDPDASYISGYGYYVPGYYYNASHEKRRGLDLSLTRELSPQWTVGLGYTYNKTQVQDENGNYVNYTSNSQPNGYRLNVQYDQDKWDAGLTLRSATGRSLEEFTSKSYVTLDMLVNYKINPATRIYLKAYNLTNEAYELTSAGTLGNGPGSYPMPGRSFYLGVEHRM, encoded by the coding sequence ATGAAATTAAACCAAAAGAAATTATTATGCTCGCTGCTCAGTAGCGCCGTGCTGCTAGGTACATCGCAAATAATATTTGCTGAAGACGCAGCCAGCGAAGAAACCTTTAATTTTGATGAATACGTTGTAACAGCTAACCGTATGCCTGTAAAAAAATCTGAAGTTGCAGCTAATGTAACAGTTATCACGCAGGAAGAAATTGAAAAAGGCAGCTTTACCAATTTGCCTGATATTTTAAAGAAAAGCAATATCGCGTTGCAAGAAACCGGTACCAGTACCGTTCCTGTGATCAATGGCGATGACCGCGTATTGGTTCTGGTGGATGGCCGCCGAATCGGCTGGGACCATCTTGTTATAAGTGGAAATTCGCATGCAGGAATAGACCTTAATTCCTTACCAATCAAAAATATTGAACGCATTGAAATCGTCCGGGGTCCGGCTTCCTCGCTATACGGCAGCGATGCGGTCGGCGGTATTATTAATATTATTACACGCAAAGCGAAAACGGCTAATACTTCTATTTCATCCGAGTTTGGCAGTTGGGGCTTCGAGCGGTATAGCCTGACCACGGAAGGCAAAGAAAATGGAATTGGCTACCTGATCACCGCAGAAAAGAAAACACGGGATGACTTTAAATACAAAAATCCCTCAACCGGCAAAACAGAAACCAAGAACAATAGTGGATTTGATCAGGAATATCTGACAATGAGATTAGATAAAGATCTTAGTAATGACCGTTCTCTTTCTTTAGACCTGGAACATGCGGATGACAAATCTGGCTATTCCGGAACTAATAATCCCTATTTCGTTTATCCAAACGGCTACCGTAAACAAGTAGATGATAATATTGCCTTAACCTACCACTGGGGGCAGAATAACGGGGCAGAAAACTTCTTCCGTATCTATCACAATGAAACGGACCTGAAATATTGGGACTCCTTTAATTCTATTGCCGATCTTTATGCCAACGGATTTAACTGGCAGCAAAACTGGCAGCTTGCGAAAAATTATACCCTAACCGGCGGCGCCGACTGGCGAGAAGAACATCTGGATGACAAAGAGTCAATCAACAAAGGCTATACAAGCAAGGCTCTCTTCTTGGAAAATCGCTGGCAGTTTGTCAATAATTGGTCTATCACGGCAGGCGGGCGTTATGATGACCATAGTATCAGCGGCGAGAATACGACCTCACGTCTTACCGTAAATAAGGAGCTTAACGCTGATACAAATGTTTACGCTTCCTGGGGACAGTATGTAAAAAATCCTACCATGCAGGATCTTTTTTGGGATAACGGCTGGACCATTGGCAACCCCAACCTCAAACCGGAAGAAGGAACGACAACTACTTTAGGTATTAATACGAAGTTGGGCGATGGAACCAAATTACAAGCCAGTGTTTACAGCAGCCGGCTTAAAAATGCTCTTGAATTTAAGAGTGGATACGATTCAGACGCCAGTGACCCTGATGCTTCCTACATCTCCGGCTATGGTTATTACGTCCCTGGCTACTACTATAATGCAAGTCATGAAAAAAGACGTGGCTTAGACCTGAGCTTAACACGGGAATTATCACCGCAATGGACAGTAGGCCTTGGCTACACCTATAACAAAACGCAAGTCCAGGACGAAAACGGAAATTATGTAAACTATACTTCCAATAGCCAGCCCAATGGGTATCGTCTAAACGTACAGTACGATCAGGATAAATGGGATGCAGGTCTTACACTTCGGAGTGCAACCGGCCGCAGCCTGGAAGAATTCACCTCGAAATCTTATGTAACTCTCGACATGCTAGTCAACTATAAAATTAATCCCGCTACCCGTATTTACCTCAAAGCCTATAATTTAACTAATGAGGCTTATGAGTTAACTTCCGCGGGCACCTTAGGTAATGGCCCCGGATCTTATCCTATGCCGGGACGCAGCTTCTATCTTGGTGTAGAGCACCGTATGTAA
- a CDS encoding TrpB-like pyridoxal phosphate-dependent enzyme — MAKKIPHRLYLTEEQMPTQWYNLRADMKEKPEPMLNPATGKPVEPQDLYPVFCEKLAHQELDDTTRYIDIPEEILEMYKNYRPSPLCRAYSLEKALGTPAKIYFKFEGNNTSGSHKLNSAIAQAYYAKEQGLKGLTTETGAGQWGTALSEACCYFGMPLTVYMVKASYEQKPFRKSIMETFGASVISSPSHTTEAGRKILDANPGTSGSLGCAISEAVEKAVTTEGYKYVLGSVLNQVLLHQSVIGLESEKAMEILGEYPDIVIGCAGGGSNLGGLIAPFVRDKITGKANPRLVAVEPVSCPSLTRGKFVYDYCDTGKITPMAKMYTLGCTFAPSPIHAGGLRYHGMSPALSKLYHDGYMEAVAVGQTKVFEAAIFFAKYEGILPAPESSHAIRVAIDEALKCKETGEEKTILFGLTGTGYFDMTAYNSFHEGTMSDYIPTDEELQKGFAELPKIPGIQE; from the coding sequence ATGGCAAAGAAAATTCCACACAGATTATATTTAACCGAGGAGCAGATGCCGACACAATGGTACAACTTGCGGGCTGATATGAAAGAAAAGCCTGAGCCTATGCTAAATCCGGCAACAGGAAAGCCGGTGGAACCGCAAGACTTATATCCCGTATTCTGTGAAAAGCTGGCCCATCAGGAATTGGATGATACAACTAGATATATTGACATCCCGGAAGAAATTCTGGAAATGTACAAAAATTACCGTCCTTCCCCGCTATGCCGTGCCTATAGTCTGGAAAAAGCGTTAGGGACTCCGGCGAAAATTTACTTTAAGTTTGAAGGCAACAACACATCTGGCAGTCATAAGCTGAACTCGGCTATTGCCCAGGCTTATTATGCCAAGGAGCAGGGACTAAAGGGACTGACTACGGAAACGGGTGCCGGGCAGTGGGGGACGGCTTTGTCGGAAGCCTGCTGTTATTTTGGGATGCCGCTTACGGTATATATGGTCAAGGCATCCTATGAGCAGAAGCCTTTCCGGAAATCCATTATGGAAACCTTTGGGGCCAGCGTGATTTCCAGCCCCAGTCATACGACGGAAGCCGGCCGAAAGATTTTAGACGCCAATCCGGGAACCTCGGGCAGTCTGGGCTGTGCAATATCGGAAGCGGTGGAAAAGGCCGTTACTACCGAGGGCTATAAATATGTGTTAGGGTCGGTACTGAATCAGGTACTGCTCCACCAGTCCGTCATCGGTCTGGAAAGCGAGAAGGCGATGGAAATACTGGGTGAATATCCCGATATTGTTATCGGCTGCGCCGGCGGCGGCTCCAATCTTGGCGGTCTAATTGCGCCGTTTGTGAGAGATAAAATTACTGGCAAGGCGAATCCGCGGTTAGTGGCGGTAGAGCCGGTTTCTTGTCCTTCGCTGACCAGGGGGAAATTTGTATATGATTATTGTGACACCGGAAAGATTACCCCGATGGCCAAAATGTACACTCTCGGCTGCACGTTCGCACCGTCGCCCATTCATGCCGGCGGTCTGCGTTATCACGGCATGTCGCCGGCTCTTTCCAAGCTGTATCATGATGGCTATATGGAGGCGGTGGCAGTAGGCCAGACCAAAGTATTTGAAGCGGCGATTTTCTTTGCCAAGTATGAAGGCATTCTGCCGGCTCCCGAATCTTCCCACGCTATTCGTGTTGCGATAGATGAAGCCTTAAAATGCAAAGAGACGGGAGAAGAAAAGACCATTCTCTTTGGTTTAACCGGAACAGGATATTTTGATATGACAGCCTATAATTCCTTCCATGAAGGGACAATGAGCGACTACATCCCGACCGATGAAGAGCTCCAGAAGGGCTTTGCGGAACTTCCTAAAATCCCGGGAATCCAGGAGTAG
- a CDS encoding sensor histidine kinase: MDRSTKFTLGETVNVQVLQEIQDKFSDATGLAAVIVDSEGNPLTRPSNFTRFCKAIRSTAKGLERCINCDDQGGRRRQKPSVYQCHAGLTDLAAPIIVHDQYIGAFLGGQVLISQKEYDAKENMYQCTKDLDIDKEKLTAAFHEVKVMPKKRIQAAADLMYIMSNYIVEIGAANISSNLLMEEMKAKANLEAMLRATELKALQLQVNPHFLFNTLNTIARLALLEGAAQTQEVVYALADLLRNNLRDMDDLRTLSEEIKLITDYLTIQKVRFGERIRADIDVDPQLTNTKVPALTLQPILENAIIHGLERKVEGGKVGIVVRRQDDQVVISVVDTGVGLSPDKIHEIFQAETRKETHGQTTGLGILNVHKRIQHYFGKEYGLKINSVLGEGTTVDIYLPYQFQTI, translated from the coding sequence ATGGACCGATCAACAAAGTTTACCTTAGGGGAAACGGTAAATGTTCAGGTTTTACAGGAAATCCAAGATAAGTTTTCCGATGCTACGGGCCTTGCGGCGGTTATTGTCGATTCGGAAGGAAATCCTCTAACGCGGCCAAGCAACTTTACCCGGTTTTGTAAGGCTATACGATCAACAGCAAAAGGGCTTGAGCGTTGTATAAATTGTGACGACCAAGGCGGACGGCGTCGTCAGAAACCATCGGTATATCAATGCCACGCGGGACTTACCGATCTGGCCGCTCCAATTATTGTACATGATCAATATATTGGAGCTTTTTTGGGCGGACAAGTTTTGATTTCGCAAAAAGAGTATGATGCGAAGGAAAATATGTATCAGTGTACCAAAGATCTGGATATTGACAAAGAAAAACTGACGGCTGCTTTCCACGAGGTGAAGGTGATGCCTAAAAAACGCATTCAGGCAGCGGCTGATCTCATGTATATCATGTCAAACTATATTGTGGAAATTGGTGCTGCCAATATTTCAAGCAATTTGCTTATGGAGGAAATGAAGGCGAAGGCCAATCTGGAGGCGATGCTGCGGGCGACTGAATTAAAGGCGCTGCAATTGCAGGTTAATCCGCATTTCCTCTTTAATACGCTCAATACGATCGCCCGTCTTGCCCTTTTGGAAGGAGCGGCGCAGACTCAGGAAGTGGTGTATGCTCTGGCTGATTTATTGCGGAATAACCTGCGTGATATGGATGATCTGCGGACACTGTCGGAGGAAATCAAATTGATTACGGATTATTTAACGATCCAAAAGGTCCGTTTTGGCGAGCGTATTCGCGCTGATATTGACGTGGATCCGCAGCTTACCAATACGAAGGTTCCGGCCCTAACGCTGCAGCCTATTCTTGAAAATGCCATCATACACGGTTTGGAACGGAAGGTCGAAGGCGGCAAAGTAGGGATTGTGGTACGCCGGCAGGACGATCAGGTCGTAATTTCTGTTGTCGATACGGGTGTCGGTTTGTCGCCCGATAAAATTCATGAGATTTTTCAGGCCGAAACGCGGAAAGAAACTCACGGGCAGACGACCGGACTTGGCATTTTAAATGTACACAAACGGATTCAGCATTATTTCGGCAAGGAATATGGCCTTAAAATCAACAGTGTGTTAGGGGAAGGTACGACCGTAGACATTTATTTACCCTATCAATTTCAAACTATCTGA
- a CDS encoding response regulator transcription factor, translating to MHKLLIVDDEEIERKALQVIIEKSSQPIRVVAEAGDGGSACRIAAAEKPDIILMDIRMPGMNGIDAAKRIHAALPETSIIILTAFDELSYTKEAIRIGAVEYLLKPVRPADITAVLQSTCAKIAGRKAKIEEEEQLRASVAAALPFIQMSFVYDLISGAIYDSEILRERYHFLGLSIAPSVALVADIDNFRQLTMQGSELDKQVIKQKVYQLIVKLFGTDSLVTPLGSDNVIILLGFLETAREKVEQLARQQAKRIRDAVASELGLSVTIGIGNYYADICDIHKSYVEALAAKRQRFYLGDNQIIHIKDIPHLQEGPLQYPFQYERVLLEQVRCGNRVQAKEALVLLLKEIFSSHANMDIVKACILELLIVLSRAVVEGGSNLDKLTLLDLNCLEELQRCTSQEEIELWLTGVLEKTMDHMLENRASMNVRVIHKACEYITKNYNRNISLEEVAQTVHLSPFYFSRLFKQERGYNFVDFLTKVRIEKAKKMLQNSDYTAICIAAEVGYKDASYFSRVFRYAVGMTPNQYRHAVQSGQLLLPTGCPESN from the coding sequence ATGCATAAACTTCTGATTGTTGACGATGAAGAGATTGAAAGAAAAGCTCTGCAGGTTATTATTGAAAAGAGCAGCCAGCCGATCCGCGTTGTTGCTGAAGCGGGCGATGGCGGCAGCGCCTGCCGTATCGCTGCCGCCGAGAAACCGGATATTATTTTGATGGATATCCGTATGCCCGGGATGAACGGTATTGATGCGGCGAAGAGAATCCATGCAGCATTGCCGGAAACCTCCATTATCATTCTTACGGCCTTCGATGAGCTTTCCTATACTAAGGAAGCGATTCGAATCGGTGCCGTGGAATATTTGCTCAAGCCGGTCCGTCCTGCCGATATTACGGCTGTGCTGCAGTCCACTTGCGCGAAAATTGCGGGGCGAAAGGCGAAGATCGAGGAGGAAGAACAACTGCGGGCCAGTGTTGCCGCGGCGCTGCCCTTTATTCAGATGTCTTTTGTATATGATCTTATCTCCGGTGCCATTTATGACAGTGAAATTTTGCGGGAACGGTATCATTTTCTGGGGCTGTCTATTGCGCCGAGTGTAGCGCTTGTGGCTGACATAGATAATTTCCGTCAACTGACCATGCAAGGGTCGGAACTTGACAAGCAGGTAATCAAGCAAAAGGTCTATCAGTTGATTGTCAAACTTTTTGGCACAGACAGCCTGGTTACGCCTCTGGGCAGTGATAATGTGATTATTTTGCTGGGCTTTTTGGAAACTGCGCGGGAAAAAGTGGAACAGTTGGCGCGGCAGCAGGCAAAACGCATTCGTGATGCCGTTGCCAGTGAACTGGGGCTGAGTGTTACCATCGGAATCGGCAACTACTATGCTGATATTTGCGATATCCATAAATCCTATGTGGAGGCTTTGGCCGCCAAGCGGCAGCGTTTTTACCTGGGGGACAATCAAATTATCCATATTAAGGATATTCCTCATTTGCAGGAAGGCCCGCTGCAATATCCCTTTCAGTATGAACGGGTATTATTGGAACAGGTTCGCTGTGGTAACAGGGTCCAGGCCAAGGAAGCCCTTGTTTTGCTGCTGAAAGAAATTTTTTCCAGTCACGCAAACATGGACATTGTGAAAGCCTGTATTTTGGAACTGCTGATCGTTTTATCACGGGCCGTTGTGGAGGGAGGATCCAATTTAGACAAACTGACTTTGCTAGATTTGAACTGCCTGGAAGAATTGCAGCGGTGCACCAGCCAGGAAGAAATTGAACTATGGCTGACCGGGGTATTGGAAAAAACAATGGATCATATGCTCGAAAACCGCGCCAGCATGAATGTGCGGGTCATTCATAAAGCTTGCGAGTACATTACCAAAAACTACAATCGAAACATTTCGTTGGAAGAAGTGGCGCAGACCGTTCATTTAAGTCCCTTTTATTTCAGCCGGCTGTTTAAACAGGAAAGAGGCTATAATTTTGTTGATTTTCTGACCAAAGTGCGCATTGAGAAGGCGAAAAAAATGCTGCAAAACTCTGATTATACGGCGATTTGCATTGCCGCGGAGGTGGGCTATAAGGATGCCAGCTATTTTAGCCGCGTATTCCGCTATGCTGTCGGTATGACGCCGAATCAATACCGTCACGCCGTCCAGTCCGGCCAGCTTCTGCTGCCAACAGGCTGCCCCGAAAGCAATTAA
- a CDS encoding guanine permease: MNIQDILAAISVLINGIPAGLYAMSFGFAAVPTAIGFAVGVIGCGLFGLVTPISFQAETITLAGTLGKSPQERFSIIFLEGAILLAVGLLGFFQALVTFIGPVITSGMMAGVGIILARVAVEMVRRRPVVGAVSVLSALVAYYITPNPGDKLVYTIVVSVILTSVVETLWFRSEQQAGAVTKERFVLQKLVMNRNVVRSALAICALNVGANIAFGSITAKTLANSEVNLDHLTIVSSLADMGSALFGGGPVQAIISATGAAPHPLWSALAMMAMMALLLLSGMLPRLGRYVSGESIAGFLLVLGAIVTVPANAALALQGGIGSAGSVIGGVTLAVTAVTDPFIGMLSGLCVQWLLSVFSL, encoded by the coding sequence GTGAATATACAGGATATTCTAGCGGCAATCAGTGTGCTTATTAACGGGATTCCGGCAGGGTTGTATGCCATGTCTTTTGGTTTTGCCGCCGTGCCTACGGCCATCGGTTTTGCCGTCGGCGTTATCGGCTGCGGTTTGTTCGGGCTTGTCACACCGATTTCCTTTCAGGCGGAAACGATTACTTTGGCCGGAACGTTGGGAAAATCACCGCAGGAACGGTTTTCGATTATTTTTCTGGAAGGGGCTATTCTGCTTGCCGTTGGCCTGCTTGGCTTTTTCCAGGCGCTTGTAACCTTTATTGGACCTGTTATTACGAGCGGAATGATGGCCGGGGTAGGCATTATTTTAGCCCGTGTAGCCGTTGAGATGGTGCGGCGGCGGCCAGTCGTAGGCGCCGTATCGGTTTTGTCGGCGCTGGTCGCTTATTATATAACACCGAATCCCGGCGACAAGCTTGTTTATACGATTGTTGTGTCCGTTATTCTCACATCGGTGGTAGAAACCCTTTGGTTCCGGTCGGAACAACAGGCCGGTGCTGTGACCAAAGAACGATTTGTGCTGCAGAAGCTGGTTATGAACCGGAATGTTGTCCGCAGTGCTTTGGCTATCTGTGCATTGAATGTGGGCGCCAATATTGCTTTTGGCTCTATTACGGCTAAAACATTGGCAAACAGCGAGGTGAACCTGGATCACCTTACCATCGTAAGCAGTCTGGCCGATATGGGATCGGCGCTCTTTGGCGGCGGACCGGTGCAGGCCATTATTTCCGCTACCGGCGCTGCGCCTCATCCCCTGTGGTCGGCCCTGGCCATGATGGCCATGATGGCTCTTCTGTTATTGAGCGGCATGTTGCCCAGGCTGGGACGGTATGTCTCAGGCGAGTCCATCGCCGGTTTCCTGCTCGTGCTCGGTGCGATCGTAACGGTTCCGGCCAATGCAGCACTGGCCTTACAGGGCGGTATCGGCAGCGCCGGTTCCGTGATCGGCGGCGTCACGCTGGCGGTGACGGCTGTTACCGATCCGTTTATCGGTATGCTTAGCGGTCTTTGCGTGCAATGGCTGCTCAGCGTATTTTCCTTGTAA
- the eutJ gene encoding ethanolamine utilization protein EutJ, producing MEPYAKIYQLQELIETKRAADRPGPYKVGVDLGTADVVLVVTDSEGNPVAGSMEWASVVKDGLVVDFRGATEIVERLKKEVEGILGVTLDKGATAIPPGTVGRNAAACGHVIAGAGLDPVCQVDEPVAAARALGIKDGIVIDIGGGTTGVAVLKNGEIVLSEDEATGGTHITLVLAGAFHISTDEAEKMKRDSSRHKQLLPVILPVIEKMATIVRNMLAGHGEYDDYPVYVVGGTAYLTNFGEEFSKAFGRTVHVPPHPLLVTPLGIAMFA from the coding sequence ATGGAGCCTTATGCAAAGATTTATCAACTGCAGGAATTAATCGAGACGAAGCGGGCGGCGGACCGTCCGGGTCCCTATAAGGTAGGCGTCGATCTGGGCACAGCTGATGTGGTGCTCGTTGTGACGGACAGTGAAGGGAATCCTGTGGCCGGCAGCATGGAATGGGCGTCTGTCGTAAAGGACGGTCTTGTTGTTGATTTTCGTGGTGCCACAGAGATTGTGGAGCGATTAAAAAAAGAAGTGGAAGGTATTCTCGGCGTGACTCTTGATAAGGGAGCTACGGCGATTCCGCCCGGGACGGTCGGGCGAAATGCTGCTGCCTGCGGCCATGTCATTGCCGGCGCCGGTCTCGATCCGGTCTGCCAGGTCGACGAACCGGTGGCGGCCGCAAGGGCACTGGGCATTAAAGACGGCATTGTTATCGATATCGGCGGCGGTACGACAGGTGTTGCGGTATTGAAAAACGGCGAGATTGTTTTATCGGAAGATGAGGCGACAGGCGGTACCCATATTACTTTGGTACTGGCAGGCGCCTTTCATATCAGTACGGACGAAGCGGAAAAAATGAAGCGCGATTCGTCACGGCACAAGCAGCTTTTACCGGTTATCCTGCCTGTTATTGAGAAAATGGCAACCATCGTGAGAAACATGCTGGCCGGTCACGGGGAATATGACGACTATCCCGTTTATGTGGTCGGCGGCACGGCGTATCTGACCAACTTCGGCGAAGAGTTCAGCAAGGCTTTTGGACGTACTGTCCATGTGCCGCCTCATCCATTGCTGGTGACGCCGCTGGGCATTGCCATGTTTGCCTAA
- a CDS encoding iron-containing alcohol dehydrogenase has product MDNQIHEYFMAPISLIGAGSLEKLAEYLKPMKLRKALIVTDAFLAQSKLMARVTGVLVSTGLLYVMYDGVHPNPTVTNAQEALKLFADNGCDFLMSFGGGSPHDCAKAVAFLATNGGRINDYEGLNKLKKPSALLFTINTTAGTGSELTRFCVITDEERHVKMTISDWRITPRIAVNDSTLMIDMPPSLTAATGMDALTHAIEAYISTNATPVTDCKALKAIELVANYLPTAVHNGKDLEAREMMINAAYLAGIAFNNASVGYVHSAAHQLGGFYNLPHGLCNAIMLPVVAEYNSAVTLEKFRDISEAFGIDTRNMSLEQSAQAAIIAIRTLSKAVGIPPGLREIKAFNENDIPLLAANALKDMCSLTNPRQATQQEMENLFRAAI; this is encoded by the coding sequence GTGGACAATCAGATCCATGAATATTTTATGGCGCCAATCAGCCTGATCGGTGCCGGTAGTCTGGAAAAACTTGCCGAATATTTGAAACCGATGAAGCTGCGTAAGGCACTCATTGTAACCGATGCCTTTCTGGCGCAAAGCAAGCTTATGGCGCGCGTAACCGGCGTCTTGGTAAGCACTGGACTGCTTTATGTCATGTATGACGGCGTTCATCCCAATCCGACCGTCACCAATGCCCAGGAAGCCTTGAAGCTTTTTGCCGACAACGGCTGTGATTTCCTTATGTCCTTTGGCGGCGGCTCACCGCACGACTGTGCCAAGGCTGTCGCTTTTCTGGCCACTAACGGTGGACGGATCAATGACTATGAGGGCCTGAACAAGCTGAAAAAACCTTCGGCCCTGCTCTTTACAATCAATACGACGGCAGGTACGGGCAGTGAACTGACCCGTTTCTGCGTCATCACGGACGAAGAGCGGCACGTGAAGATGACCATTTCCGACTGGCGCATCACGCCGCGTATCGCCGTCAACGATTCGACCTTAATGATCGATATGCCGCCCTCCTTAACCGCGGCGACCGGCATGGACGCCTTAACCCATGCCATTGAGGCGTATATCTCCACCAATGCCACGCCGGTAACGGACTGCAAGGCCCTGAAAGCAATCGAGCTGGTGGCCAATTACCTGCCTACGGCCGTCCATAACGGCAAGGACCTGGAAGCCCGTGAAATGATGATCAATGCGGCCTACCTGGCCGGCATCGCCTTTAATAATGCAAGCGTCGGTTATGTGCATTCAGCAGCCCATCAACTCGGCGGCTTCTACAATTTGCCCCATGGCCTGTGCAACGCCATCATGCTGCCTGTCGTGGCGGAGTACAATTCCGCTGTAACCTTGGAAAAATTCCGTGATATCAGTGAAGCCTTCGGCATCGATACGCGAAATATGTCGCTGGAACAAAGCGCCCAGGCGGCAATCATCGCCATCCGCACCTTATCAAAGGCGGTGGGCATTCCGCCGGGGCTTCGGGAAATCAAAGCCTTCAACGAAAACGATATCCCCCTCCTTGCCGCCAATGCCCTGAAGGACATGTGCAGCCTGACTAACCCCCGCCAGGCTACACAACAAGAGATGGAAAACCTCTTCCGGGCGGCCATCTGA
- the cobS gene encoding adenosylcobinamide-GDP ribazoletransferase, whose translation MKPKQWLDDFITGFQFLTRIEICKHHDSSLESFGRSVKFFPLIGAMLGLLLAAFLWGARQYFGGLGPQNTLVAALIIGEVVLTGALHWDGFMDTFDGVFSGRDRERMLEIMKDSRVGAFGAMALALALLARFTILTDLEPQLLPGVVILMPVAGRLAVVMTITFFPYARPSGLGHVFPSHRETGNLYVALLFAAAMFAFLGLKAAIAGSSAVGCGLLFAAYVSGKLGGVTGDVYGAVNIVTELAAAALFLFLFS comes from the coding sequence ATGAAACCAAAACAATGGCTGGACGATTTTATTACCGGTTTTCAGTTCTTAACGCGGATAGAAATCTGTAAGCACCATGACAGTTCGTTGGAGAGTTTTGGACGAAGCGTCAAATTCTTTCCGCTCATCGGAGCGATGCTTGGTCTGCTGTTAGCGGCATTTCTGTGGGGGGCCAGACAGTATTTCGGCGGTTTGGGACCGCAGAATACGCTGGTAGCCGCTTTGATCATCGGGGAAGTGGTCCTTACCGGGGCGCTTCACTGGGACGGTTTTATGGATACCTTTGACGGTGTATTTTCCGGCCGGGACCGGGAGCGCATGCTCGAAATCATGAAAGACAGCCGTGTCGGCGCCTTTGGTGCTATGGCCTTGGCTCTGGCGCTGTTAGCCCGGTTCACCATTCTTACTGATCTGGAGCCGCAACTGCTGCCCGGGGTGGTGATCCTGATGCCTGTAGCCGGCAGGCTCGCTGTGGTCATGACCATTACCTTCTTTCCTTATGCCAGGCCGAGCGGCCTGGGCCATGTCTTTCCTTCTCACCGGGAGACAGGCAATCTTTATGTGGCGCTTTTGTTTGCGGCAGCCATGTTCGCCTTTCTGGGTCTGAAAGCTGCCATAGCCGGCAGCAGCGCCGTTGGCTGCGGTCTTTTGTTTGCTGCTTATGTGAGCGGCAAACTGGGCGGTGTCACCGGTGATGTATACGGCGCTGTCAACATTGTTACGGAGTTGGCCGCAGCCGCGCTCTTTCTGTTTTTGTTTTCGTAA